GCGTCCTAGCACGGCCAATCCCAGCAAAAGACCAAATTCAATCACCAGAATCGAAAGAAACATCATAAATGGCTTTCTCGGTTTTTAAGGAAAACTTTTAAGTGATTGTGTTCTCCATACCTTACATTCAGTACAGGTGTAGCAGGTTCGCTCCATTGGGTTGTTGAATATGAGTGTGGTATGGGAAACAAACGATTAGCGATGGGAATGACGCAGGTTGTACAGCGGGCGATCGCCATTGGCATCACAGTAGCTTGCGGCGGCCTGGTAGAGGTACTCAAAACGACCCCGGCCCAGGGTGCTGAAGAAATTCGGATTATCCTGCGTGGGCCTCTAGCTGTTTCGGTTTCAGTTGAGTCCCTAGAGAACCTAGCCGAAACCGGGGAAATCCCGCCAGAACTGCGTGCCTATAGCCGATTTTTCAATGATGGAGCTTTTGATGCTGCTCAGAGAGAGCTGCAACGACGATTTAATATTGATGTCGTAACCGCTAGCCGTCTTACCTATTCACCCCTCGGACGAGATGTGATTGCTCAGGCGGGGGAATATATTCGAACCGCTCCGAATATCAACGGATTCTACGGCATTCGTGCCGCTGTGATTAACGCTGCCGCCAAAAATACGAACGAAGCGGGATGGACGCTCATTGATGTGCTCAACGAGTTTCCGACGGAGACAATCGAAATCAAGGTTGGGGACATCTTGAGCTATTGGAAATGGTTTAGAGCCTATCTAAACTACGACCAAGCCATGATAGATGCCATTCAAACCGTTGCTAACCAAGAGGCGATCGCCCAAACCACCATCCAGCCTGCTGAACTTCCCAACCTTAGCCAACCGGGAACCGTTGAGTTTGAACAGAAAACGATTACCGTTACGAACCCAGTTCTCCGGCAGTCGGCTCAGGGATTGACGGTGAATTACGACTACGACGTCGATGTCTATGTGCCGCAAGGATTGAGTCAGCCTGCACCGATCGTGATGATTTCCCACGGATTTGGTTCCCGCAAAGAAAACTTTTTATTGTTAGCGGAACACCTGGCTTCTCATGGCTTTGTGGTCATGATTCCCGATCACGTGGGTAGCGATCTGACCTATCGACAGAACTATTTGCGCGGTGGACTTAGTACGCTGCTCAATCCCAGCGAATTTTTAGCCCGTCCCCAAGAGATCTCTTTCTTAATCGACGAGCTTGAACGTCTCGTTGCAACCAATTCAGACTGGGCATCGGTTCTCGATCTGAATGAAATTGGCGTAATGGGCGATTCCTTTGGTGCAACGACCGTTTACTCCCTGGCAGGAGCCGAATTCAACTTTAATCGGCTTGCAGAGCAGTGCCAGAATCCTAATCGATTGCTCAACTTTGCAATGTATATCCAGTGCCGAGCCGAGTTCCTGCCCAACACTCAGTACGACCTCAAAGACGATCGTATTCGTGCAGCAATCATCACCCACGGGCTGGGATACGGACTCTTTGGGCCAGAAGAACTTGCCAATATTGAGATTCCCTTCCTCATGGTGGCGGGCAGCAACGATCTGGTCGCGCCCGTGGAG
Above is a window of Synechococcales cyanobacterium T60_A2020_003 DNA encoding:
- a CDS encoding alpha/beta hydrolase; the protein is MGNKRLAMGMTQVVQRAIAIGITVACGGLVEVLKTTPAQGAEEIRIILRGPLAVSVSVESLENLAETGEIPPELRAYSRFFNDGAFDAAQRELQRRFNIDVVTASRLTYSPLGRDVIAQAGEYIRTAPNINGFYGIRAAVINAAAKNTNEAGWTLIDVLNEFPTETIEIKVGDILSYWKWFRAYLNYDQAMIDAIQTVANQEAIAQTTIQPAELPNLSQPGTVEFEQKTITVTNPVLRQSAQGLTVNYDYDVDVYVPQGLSQPAPIVMISHGFGSRKENFLLLAEHLASHGFVVMIPDHVGSDLTYRQNYLRGGLSTLLNPSEFLARPQEISFLIDELERLVATNSDWASVLDLNEIGVMGDSFGATTVYSLAGAEFNFNRLAEQCQNPNRLLNFAMYIQCRAEFLPNTQYDLKDDRIRAAIITHGLGYGLFGPEELANIEIPFLMVAGSNDLVAPVETEQFYPFMWLGSPTKYLALLTRGTHFSTKPEGAAGASVFPAFLRGENAEFGQAYARALTVAFWNRYLRGDASYDPYLTAAYGHYLSADTPMALDIIQSLTADEIETAYGDRPFIPIEQASPSAIAEEKPPSVLADIAERDILRVALRRNAPPFGFLNTNDQWDGYCVDFVNGLRSHLEQQLSSDVAIEIVELPSTLENRFDLVRDGDVHLECGPNTIRPVDGVSFSQPIFVAATALLHERGVTGGRGMVNFSYHT